A stretch of the Anopheles ziemanni unplaced genomic scaffold, idAnoZiCoDA_A2_x.2 scaffold_12_ctg1, whole genome shotgun sequence genome encodes the following:
- the LOC131292878 gene encoding kelch-like protein 41a, whose product MTKEQSDEFGHRFNELRKNKHLVDCSFRVGDMIFHCHKLILAAASPVFETMFYGSLAEKQTVRIEDIKPSVFERLMDYIYAGIIDFEEFQNIEELLELYYCAEKYMIDSLHQQCVSYFAQNITPHNVLKILDIAYRMNLDDIIYSCMCVLKHFLNSGMSLSNIILESNHHLSKSCVDLILEDNYEVRDNIICMIRAWCITECEQNRLKVSRDSIKTVLQGIMLPDSLKDTIVSCNYTNFTPITGDKFGWIPVQRIHYKAVRPLIIGDEMNFEANISTNRFIVIKSLNINSRMLPQLNVTDVRQDTYTEQLTVEISTKCNKTRQKIYQKDHRICDVAFNGTLLVSLDEQIVLFPDIVYIVRLKWGADSLGYEYPRSILSPYGKNKQLLINFGENIYLQNWGSILNGIVCDLYK is encoded by the coding sequence ATGACAAAAGAACAAAGTGATGAATTTGGGCATCGATTCAACGAGCTacgtaaaaacaaacacctgGTGGATTGTTCCTTCAGAGTAGGTGACATGATCTTCCATTGCCACAAGTTGATTTTAGCAGCGGCTAGTCCTGTTTTCGAAACAATGTTCTACGGCTCGCTAGCAGAGAAACAAACAGTAAGAATAGAGGACATAAAGCCGAGTGTATTTGAACGGTTGATGGACTACATCTACGCGGGAATAATAGACTTCGAAGAGTTTCAAAATATCGAGGAGCTGCTAGAACTGTACTACTGCGCCGAGAAGTACATGATCGATAGTTTGCACCAACAATGTGTAAGCTACTTCGCCCAGAATATTACACCTCACAACGTTTTGAAAATACTCGATATTGCGTATCGAATGAATCTCGATGATATTATCTATTCGTGTATGTGCGTACTAAAACATTTCCTCAATTCTGGTATGAGCTTAAGCAACATCATTCTAGAAAGCAACCATCATCTTTCAAAAAGCTGCGTCGATCTCATATTGGAAGATAACTATGAAGTAAGGGATAACATTATTTGTATGATTCGAGCTTGGTGCATAACAGAATGCGAGCAGAACCGTCTCAAAGTGAGTAGAGACAGCATCAAGACTGTACTGCAGGGCATCATGCTCCCCGATTCGTTGAAAGATACAATAGTAAGCTGCAACTATACAAATTTTACTCCTATAACGGGCGACAAGTTTGGGTGGATTCCAGTGCAACGAATACATTATAAAGCTGTCCGTCCGTTGATTATTGGTGATGAAATGAACTTCGAGGCCAATATAAGCACCAATCGGTTTATTGTGATAAAATCTTTAAATATCAATAGTCGAATGCTGCCGCAACTAAACGTTACTGATGTACGCCAGGACACGTACACGGAACAGCTGACGGTCGAAATATCCACCAAATGTAACAAGACGCGACagaaaatatatcaaaaagaTCATCGCATCTGTGATGTTGCATTCAATGGTACCCTGCTGGTGAGCTTGGACGAACAAATAGTCCTCTTTCCTGATATTGTGTACATTGTCCGGCTCAAATGGGGTGCCGACAGTTTAGGATACGAATATCCACGCAGTATATTATCTCCGTACGGGAAAAATAAGCAACTATTGATAAACTTCGGTGAAAACATTTATCTGCAGAACTGGGGTAGCATATTAAATGGGATTGTGTGCGATCTGTACAAATGA